One Felis catus isolate Fca126 chromosome D2, F.catus_Fca126_mat1.0, whole genome shotgun sequence DNA window includes the following coding sequences:
- the TMEM254 gene encoding transmembrane protein 254 has translation MGTAAGGKAYFQRGSLLWFTVIILSFGYYTWVVFWPQSIPYQSLGPLGLFTQYLVDRHHTLLRSGYWLAWLIHVGEALYAMVLCKSKGITDGRAQVLWFLQTFLFGVASLSILIAYRPKRQKQT, from the exons ATGGGGACAGCGGCAGGCGGTAAAGCGTACTTCCAGAGGGGCAGTCTGTTGTGGTTCACCGTCATCATCCTTTCATTTGGGTATTACACG TGGGTTGTCTTCTGGCCTCAGAGTATTCCTTACCAGAGCCTAGGGCCGCTGGGCCTCTTCACTCAGTACTTGGTGGACCGTCATCACACCCTCCTGCGCAGTGG GTATTGGCTGGCCTGGCTGATTCACGTGGGAGAGGCCTTATATGCCATGGTTTTGTGCAA gtctaaAGGCATCACGGACGGTCGGGCTCAAGTGCTCTGGTTCCTACAAACTTTCCTCTTTGGGGTGGCATCTCTCTCCATCTTAATTGCTTACAGACCAAAACGCCAAAAACAAACTTAA